The Anolis carolinensis isolate JA03-04 chromosome 1, rAnoCar3.1.pri, whole genome shotgun sequence genome window below encodes:
- the LOC100554015 gene encoding olfactory receptor 5V1-like isoform X1: MERANTTLVKDFYLTELSDLPEVRISLFVMVLLIYLVTLAGNGAILLAIWTDDHLQTPMYLLLSSLSLLDILCPTVTVPKMLHVFLSQDKRISFGGCMLQLFFLIDMVGTEILLLAVMAYDRYVAICSPLHYTNIMSKRCCAQLTAGTWLTGVINSMIHTSMTFTLSFCEPNKINQYFCDIPPVRALSCSSTYFAELVLLLVAGILGGGSFLVTVISYIYIISAILRMHSADGRGKAFSTCGSHLTVVCLFYGTTIATYVRPSSAYSPKQDRIVSMLYGIITPMVNPMIYSLRNKEVKRALKKIISQRILDIEAQKDTAFL; the protein is encoded by the exons ATGGAGAGAGCCAACACCACACTGGTGAAGGACTTTTACCTAACTGAGCTGTCAGACCTGCCAGAAGTGCGGATTTCCCTCTTTGTGATGGTTCTGCTGATCTACTTGGTCACCCTGGCAGGGAACGGGGCTATTCTCCTGGCAATTTGGACAGATGATCATCTCCAGACCCCCATGTACCTCCTCCTCAGCAGTTTGTCTTTGCTCGACATTCTTTGCCCAACCGTCACTGTGCCAAAAATGCTCCACGTTTTCTTGTCACAGGACAAGAGGATATCTTTTGGGGGTTGCATGCTACAATTATTCTTTCTGATTGATATGGTGGGTACTGAAATTTTATTGCTAGCAGTGATGGCCTATGACCGCTATGTAGCCATATGTAGCCCTTTACACTACACAAACATTATGAGTAAACGGTGTTGTGCTCAACTGACTGCTGGAACCTGGCTAACAGGCGTCATTAATTCCATGATTCATACCTCAATGACTTTTACATTATCATTCTGTGAGCCGAATAAAATCAACCAATATTTCTGTGATATCCCACCAGTTAGGGCCCTTTCTTGCTCTTCAACATATTTCGCTGAACTAGTCCTTCTCCTTGTAGCTGGCATTTTAGGAGGTGGTTCTTTTCTTGTCACCGTGATTTCTTACATCTATATCATTTCTGCTATCTTGCGTATGCACTCCGCTGATGGCAGGGGCAAAGCCTTTTCTACTTGTGGGTCCCACTTGACTGTAGTTTGCTTATTCTATGGGACTACCATTGCTACCTATGTCCGGCCCTCCTCAGCCTATTCACCCAAGCAGGACAGAATCGTTTCTATGTTATATGGGATTATAACTCCCATGGTGAACCCTATGATCTACAGTCTGAGGAATAAGGAAGTGAAAAGAGCCTTA AAAAAGATAATATCTCAAAGGATTTTAGATATTGAAGCACAGAAGGATACAGCCTTTCTGTAA
- the LOC100554015 gene encoding olfactory receptor 5V1-like isoform X2: protein MERANTTLVKDFYLTELSDLPEVRISLFVMVLLIYLVTLAGNGAILLAIWTDDHLQTPMYLLLSSLSLLDILCPTVTVPKMLHVFLSQDKRISFGGCMLQLFFLIDMVGTEILLLAVMAYDRYVAICSPLHYTNIMSKRCCAQLTAGTWLTGVINSMIHTSMTFTLSFCEPNKINQYFCDIPPVRALSCSSTYFAELVLLLVAGILGGGSFLVTVISYIYIISAILRMHSADGRGKAFSTCGSHLTVVCLFYGTTIATYVRPSSAYSPKQDRIVSMLYGIITPMVNPMIYSLRNKEVKRALVKALSPKRF from the coding sequence ATGGAGAGAGCCAACACCACACTGGTGAAGGACTTTTACCTAACTGAGCTGTCAGACCTGCCAGAAGTGCGGATTTCCCTCTTTGTGATGGTTCTGCTGATCTACTTGGTCACCCTGGCAGGGAACGGGGCTATTCTCCTGGCAATTTGGACAGATGATCATCTCCAGACCCCCATGTACCTCCTCCTCAGCAGTTTGTCTTTGCTCGACATTCTTTGCCCAACCGTCACTGTGCCAAAAATGCTCCACGTTTTCTTGTCACAGGACAAGAGGATATCTTTTGGGGGTTGCATGCTACAATTATTCTTTCTGATTGATATGGTGGGTACTGAAATTTTATTGCTAGCAGTGATGGCCTATGACCGCTATGTAGCCATATGTAGCCCTTTACACTACACAAACATTATGAGTAAACGGTGTTGTGCTCAACTGACTGCTGGAACCTGGCTAACAGGCGTCATTAATTCCATGATTCATACCTCAATGACTTTTACATTATCATTCTGTGAGCCGAATAAAATCAACCAATATTTCTGTGATATCCCACCAGTTAGGGCCCTTTCTTGCTCTTCAACATATTTCGCTGAACTAGTCCTTCTCCTTGTAGCTGGCATTTTAGGAGGTGGTTCTTTTCTTGTCACCGTGATTTCTTACATCTATATCATTTCTGCTATCTTGCGTATGCACTCCGCTGATGGCAGGGGCAAAGCCTTTTCTACTTGTGGGTCCCACTTGACTGTAGTTTGCTTATTCTATGGGACTACCATTGCTACCTATGTCCGGCCCTCCTCAGCCTATTCACCCAAGCAGGACAGAATCGTTTCTATGTTATATGGGATTATAACTCCCATGGTGAACCCTATGATCTACAGTCTGAGGAATAAGGAAGTGAAAAGAGCCTTAGTCAAAGCACTTAGTCCAAAAAGGTTTTAA
- the LOC100554208 gene encoding olfactory receptor 5V1: MERANTTLVKDFYLTELSDLPEVRISLFVMVLLIYLVTLAGNGAILLAIWTDDHLQTPMYLFLSSLSLLDILCPTVTVPKMLHVFLSQDKRISFEGCMLQLFFLIDMVGTEIFLLAVMAYDRYVAICSPLHYTNIMSKRGCAQLTAGTWLTGVINSMVHTSMTFTLSFCGPNKISQYYCDILPVRALSCSSTYFPELVRLLIAGILGGGAFLVTVISYIYIISAILRMHSADGRGKAFSTCGSHLTVVCLFYGTTIATYVRPPSAYSPKQDRIVSMLYGIITPMVNPMIYSLRNKEVKRALVKALSPKRF, translated from the coding sequence ATGGAGAGAGCCAACACCACACTGGTGAAGGACTTTTACCTAACTGAGCTGTCAGACCTGCCAGAAGTGCGGATTTCCCTCTTTGTGATGGTTCTGCTGATCTACTTGGTCACCCTGGCAGGGAACGGGGCTATTCTCCTGGCAATTTGGACAGATGATCATCTCCAGACCCCCATGTACCTCTTCCTCAGCAGTTTGTCTTTGCTAGACATTCTTTGCCCAACTGTCACTGTGCCAAAAATGCTCCACGTTTTCTTGTCACAGGACAAGAGAATATCATTTGAGGGTTGCATGCTACAATTATTCTTTCTGATTGATATGGTGGGTACTGAAATTTTCTTGCTAGCAGTGATGGCCTATGACCGCTATGTAGCCATATGTAGCCCTTTACACTACACAAACATTATGAGTAAACGGGGTTGTGCGCAGCTGACTGCTGGAACCTGGCTAACAGGTGTCATTAATTCCATGGTTCATACCTCAATGACTTTTACATTATCATTCTGTGGGCCAAATAAAATCAGCCAATATTACTGTGATATTCTGCCAGTCAGGGCCCTTTCTTGCTCTTCAACATACTTCCCTGAACTAGTCCGTCTTCTTATAGCAGGCATTTTAGGAGGTGGTGCTTTTCTTGTCACTGTGATTTCTTACATCTATATCATTTCTGCTATCTTGCGTATGCACTCCGCTGACGGCAGGGGCAAAGCCTTTTCTACTTGTGGATCCCACTTGACTGTAGTTTGCTTATTCTATGGGACTACCATTGCTACCTATGTCCGGCCCCCCTCAGCCTATTCTCCCAAGCAGGACAGAATTGTTTCCATGTTATATGGGATTATAACACCCATGGTGAACCCTATGATCTACAGTCTGAGGAATAAGGAAGTGAAAAGAGCCTTAGTCAAAGCACTTAGTCCAAAAAGGTTTTAA